In Massilia forsythiae, one DNA window encodes the following:
- a CDS encoding PepSY-associated TM helix domain-containing protein, with product MKEGFRQSMAWLHTWSGLLVGWVLFMVFATGTASYFRDEITLWMKPELHAAASVPATQETAIANAQRVLEHKAAGGRRWYVTMPSERDPTVRASWVPAPKPQPGADGQAGARKEEPKRGQRQFGSAVLDPASGQELGKARATQGGDFFFRLHFDLHYMPAIWGRWIVGCCAMFMLVAILSGIVTHKRIFKDFFTFRPGKGQRSWLDAHNVSAVLALPYHLMITYTGLVTLMFLYLPGGVQAVYQDRTDAFYADLNGGPAGNAKPSGERAPLAPLAPMLAQASAAWHGAPVGRVTVNLAGDARATVTVVQGEGHGIGNDLPTMTFDGVSGTLQSRTGENGAAVATRGVMVGLHVGRFADPLLRALFFLSGLAGCVMVATGLLMWAVKERPKLAKLRKQGEAGFASGVGLRLVDGLNLGAVAGLPLAMAAFFWANRLLPNAVAQRADAEIGWFFAVWGVAALAALLLPRRWMWQLQLGLGGLLFALLPLLNAATGGAGLARSIGMGLWAVAGFDLVTLLLGLALVAAALRLRRTPARAVRLAGSAA from the coding sequence ATGAAGGAAGGCTTCCGCCAGTCGATGGCATGGCTGCACACCTGGTCCGGCCTGCTGGTCGGCTGGGTGCTGTTCATGGTGTTCGCCACCGGCACCGCCAGCTACTTCCGCGACGAGATCACGCTGTGGATGAAACCCGAGCTGCACGCCGCGGCATCGGTCCCGGCGACGCAGGAAACCGCCATTGCCAACGCCCAGCGCGTGCTGGAACACAAGGCGGCCGGCGGCCGGCGCTGGTACGTCACCATGCCGAGCGAGCGCGACCCGACCGTGCGCGCCAGCTGGGTGCCGGCGCCGAAGCCGCAACCTGGGGCGGACGGCCAGGCCGGCGCCAGGAAGGAAGAACCGAAGCGCGGCCAGCGCCAGTTCGGCAGCGCCGTGCTCGACCCGGCCAGCGGCCAGGAATTGGGCAAGGCGCGCGCCACGCAGGGCGGCGACTTCTTCTTCCGCCTGCACTTCGACCTGCACTACATGCCCGCCATCTGGGGCCGCTGGATCGTGGGTTGCTGCGCCATGTTCATGCTGGTGGCGATCCTGTCGGGCATCGTCACCCATAAACGCATCTTCAAGGATTTCTTCACCTTCCGGCCCGGCAAGGGACAGCGTTCCTGGCTCGACGCCCACAACGTCAGCGCCGTGCTGGCGCTGCCCTACCACCTGATGATCACCTACACCGGCCTGGTCACCTTGATGTTCCTGTACCTGCCGGGCGGCGTGCAGGCCGTGTACCAGGACCGCACCGATGCTTTCTACGCCGACCTGAACGGCGGGCCGGCCGGCAACGCCAAGCCGTCCGGCGAGCGCGCGCCGCTGGCGCCCCTGGCGCCGATGCTGGCGCAGGCCAGCGCCGCCTGGCATGGCGCGCCGGTGGGCCGGGTCACCGTCAACCTGGCCGGCGATGCGCGCGCCACGGTGACGGTGGTCCAGGGCGAGGGCCACGGCATCGGCAACGACCTGCCGACCATGACCTTCGACGGCGTCAGCGGCACGCTGCAGTCGCGCACCGGAGAGAACGGCGCCGCCGTGGCCACGCGCGGCGTCATGGTTGGCCTGCACGTGGGCCGCTTCGCCGATCCGCTGCTGCGCGCCTTGTTCTTCCTGTCCGGCCTGGCCGGCTGCGTGATGGTGGCCACCGGGCTCTTGATGTGGGCGGTGAAGGAACGGCCCAAGCTGGCCAAGCTGCGCAAGCAGGGGGAAGCGGGGTTCGCCAGCGGCGTCGGCCTGCGCCTGGTCGACGGCCTCAACCTGGGCGCAGTGGCCGGCCTGCCGCTGGCGATGGCCGCCTTTTTCTGGGCCAACCGCCTGCTGCCGAACGCAGTCGCGCAGCGCGCCGACGCCGAGATCGGCTGGTTCTTCGCGGTGTGGGGCGTGGCCGCGCTGGCGGCGCTGTTGCTGCCCAGGCGCTGGATGTGGCAGCTGCAGCTGGGCCTGGGCGGCCTGCTGTTCGCGCTGCTGCCGCTCTTGAACGCAGCCACGGGCGGCGCCGGCCTGGCGCGCAGCATCGGCATGGGCCTGTGGGCGGTGGCCGGCTTCGACCTGGTGACGCTGCTGCTCGGGCTGGCGCTGGTGGCCGCCGCGCTGCGCCTGCGCAGGACGCC
- a CDS encoding DUF3649 domain-containing protein, translating into MNAVDMSDHPAAPRPAPKQRRAGITLRQRGAVAARALAAILGGYGVAALSTNALAAVLPLRPVEAVVSATLTGLAVYPCAAMWAFAARSATRAWVGLALFAVVPGLVLLARSGGQS; encoded by the coding sequence ATGAACGCAGTCGACATGTCCGACCATCCCGCCGCGCCGAGGCCGGCACCGAAGCAGCGCCGCGCCGGGATCACCCTGCGCCAACGCGGCGCGGTCGCCGCGCGCGCGCTGGCCGCGATCCTGGGCGGCTACGGCGTCGCCGCGCTGTCCACCAACGCCCTGGCGGCCGTGCTGCCGCTGCGCCCGGTGGAGGCGGTGGTCAGCGCCACCCTGACCGGGCTGGCCGTGTACCCGTGCGCGGCGATGTGGGCCTTCGCCGCCCGCAGCGCCACCCGCGCCTGGGTCGGCCTGGCGCTGTTCGCCGTCGTTCCGGGCCTGGTGCTGCTGGCCCGCAGCGGAGGCCAGTCATGA
- a CDS encoding TonB-dependent siderophore receptor, which translates to MTTLPPRLPLCALLALAFPALPSFGQAQSLPAADEPVTHAVVVTGARIDERYGAGQAGVAKGSPSLRETPQSVTVLTRERLDDQNLRSLDEALQANTGIVVEQGSSYERSFYSRGFLVDTVQYDGVPTQRGNGFAISPDLAVFDRVEVLRGPAGLFNGAGQPGGTVNLVRKRPLKAAQLAARLSAGRWDDYRAEGDASVLLNAAGTLRARVVGVGQERKFFYDAANTRHRVGYAVFEADLGPATTLGAGVDVERNVMRPFYGGLPRYSDGRDLDLPRDTYLNAAWSHTDVKTTTAFADLRHRLQAGWNAKLGVTHMRESNDDLSGSAFGTVNLATGARPALSSFGQKLVGDQDAVDATLEGGFDAFGRRHDVLVGANWQQRDYDLASQLYRVANPSIDPFAFDPFAYAVAPTVPARAAAHTHNLLRQSGVYGSLRLALAERVKLVLGGRVSNFETSTRNLVTNVWTIAPFEENHKFTPYGALSVDLARDWTGYLSYAEIFRSQANLVTAGGQPLKAATGSNVEAGLKGELAGGRLNAALALFRVIEDNRSQVDPGQPTPCPASPLGGSCYVAEGKVRSQGLDAELNGGLLPGVELAAGYTFNQTRYLRDRTATGTASANENQPLSTFTPRHIARLWANWQPPGAWSAWSAGAGVNAQSLAYKTSGALRIEQRGYALWSGRVGYRIDRNLDLAVNLNNLFDKRYYRTLGSTGGGNWYGEPRNLAATLRATF; encoded by the coding sequence ATGACGACTTTGCCTCCGCGCCTGCCCCTGTGCGCCCTGCTCGCGCTCGCCTTTCCCGCTCTTCCCTCGTTCGGCCAGGCCCAGTCCCTGCCCGCCGCCGATGAACCCGTCACCCACGCCGTGGTCGTCACCGGCGCCCGCATCGACGAGCGCTACGGCGCCGGCCAGGCCGGCGTCGCCAAGGGCAGCCCAAGCCTGCGCGAGACGCCGCAATCGGTGACGGTGCTGACGCGCGAGCGCCTCGACGACCAGAACCTGCGTTCGCTCGACGAAGCGCTGCAGGCCAACACCGGCATCGTCGTCGAGCAGGGCAGCAGCTACGAGCGCAGCTTCTATTCGCGCGGCTTCCTGGTGGACACCGTGCAGTACGACGGCGTGCCGACCCAGCGCGGCAACGGCTTCGCCATCAGCCCCGACCTGGCGGTGTTCGACCGGGTCGAGGTGCTGCGCGGGCCGGCCGGCCTGTTCAACGGCGCCGGCCAGCCGGGCGGCACCGTCAACCTGGTGCGCAAGCGCCCGCTCAAGGCGGCGCAACTTGCCGCCCGGCTGAGCGCCGGCCGCTGGGACGACTACCGCGCCGAGGGCGACGCCAGCGTGCTGCTGAACGCGGCCGGCACGCTGCGCGCGCGCGTGGTGGGCGTGGGCCAGGAACGCAAGTTCTTCTACGACGCGGCGAACACCCGCCACCGCGTCGGCTACGCGGTGTTCGAAGCCGACCTCGGCCCCGCCACCACGCTCGGCGCCGGCGTCGACGTCGAGCGCAACGTCATGCGACCGTTCTACGGCGGCCTGCCGCGCTACAGCGACGGGCGCGACCTCGACCTGCCGCGCGACACCTACCTGAACGCCGCCTGGTCGCACACCGACGTCAAGACCACCACCGCCTTCGCCGACCTGCGCCACCGTCTCCAGGCCGGCTGGAACGCCAAGCTGGGCGTGACCCACATGCGCGAGTCCAACGACGACCTGAGCGGCTCGGCCTTCGGCACCGTGAACCTCGCGACCGGCGCGCGCCCGGCGCTGTCCTCGTTCGGCCAGAAGCTGGTGGGCGACCAGGACGCCGTCGACGCCACGCTGGAAGGCGGTTTCGACGCCTTCGGCCGCCGCCACGACGTGCTGGTGGGCGCCAACTGGCAGCAGCGCGACTACGACCTCGCCAGCCAGCTGTACCGCGTCGCCAATCCATCGATCGATCCATTTGCCTTCGATCCGTTCGCCTATGCGGTGGCGCCGACCGTGCCGGCGCGCGCCGCCGCCCACACCCACAACCTGCTGCGCCAGTCCGGCGTGTACGGATCGCTGCGGCTGGCGCTGGCCGAGCGCGTCAAGCTGGTGCTGGGCGGGCGCGTCAGCAACTTCGAAACCAGCACGCGCAACCTGGTCACCAACGTCTGGACCATCGCGCCGTTCGAGGAAAACCACAAGTTCACGCCCTACGGCGCCCTGAGCGTCGACCTGGCGCGCGACTGGACCGGCTATCTCAGCTACGCCGAGATCTTCCGCTCGCAGGCCAACCTGGTCACCGCCGGCGGCCAGCCCCTGAAGGCGGCCACCGGCAGCAATGTCGAAGCCGGATTGAAAGGCGAACTGGCGGGCGGGCGCCTGAACGCGGCGCTGGCGCTGTTCCGCGTGATCGAGGATAACCGCTCGCAGGTCGACCCCGGCCAGCCGACGCCCTGCCCGGCCTCGCCGCTAGGTGGGTCCTGCTACGTCGCCGAAGGCAAGGTGCGCAGCCAGGGCCTGGACGCGGAACTCAACGGCGGCCTGCTGCCGGGCGTGGAACTGGCCGCCGGCTATACCTTCAACCAGACCCGCTATCTGCGCGACCGCACCGCCACCGGCACGGCCAGCGCCAACGAGAACCAGCCGCTGTCGACCTTCACGCCCAGGCACATCGCGCGCCTGTGGGCCAACTGGCAGCCGCCAGGGGCCTGGTCGGCCTGGAGCGCGGGCGCCGGCGTCAACGCCCAGAGCCTGGCCTACAAGACCAGCGGCGCGCTGCGCATCGAGCAGCGCGGCTACGCGCTATGGTCGGGCCGCGTCGGCTACCGCATCGACCGCAACCTCGACCTCGCCGTCAACCTGAACAACCTGTTCGACAAGCGCTACTACCGCACGCTGGGCAGCACCGGCGGCGGCAACTGGTACGGCGAACCGCGCAACCTCGCCGCCACGCTGCGCGCCACCTTCTGA
- the mdcH gene encoding malonate decarboxylase subunit epsilon produces the protein MSVLFTFPGQGAQRPGMLHALPDHPETARTLDEAGRALGRAPDAPFHVLALDGEAALRSTVAVQLCLLVAGVAMARVLAAHGAGPRMVAGLSIGAWPAAVTAGVLDFADAVRLVRLRATLMEDAYPRGYGMSAIAGLTARQLAPLLAAVHTPATPVYLANLNGERQLVAAGSDAALAALAGLALQHGALRAERLAVPVPSHCALLADQAGRLAAAMEMVPLRRPQLTYVSSSAARALFDGARIGADLAANMAHPVLWADTVRHAWERGARLALEMPSGSVLTRLAEPVFGAGLALACEGRRIDDLVAAVRGEDAVGA, from the coding sequence ATGAGCGTCCTGTTCACCTTTCCCGGCCAGGGCGCCCAGCGGCCCGGCATGCTGCATGCGCTGCCGGACCACCCCGAGACCGCGCGCACGCTGGACGAAGCCGGCCGCGCGCTGGGCCGTGCGCCGGACGCACCCTTTCACGTCCTGGCGCTCGACGGCGAAGCCGCGCTGCGCTCGACCGTCGCCGTGCAACTGTGCCTGCTGGTGGCCGGGGTGGCCATGGCGCGTGTGCTGGCCGCGCACGGCGCCGGTCCGCGGATGGTGGCCGGCCTGTCGATCGGCGCCTGGCCGGCGGCGGTGACGGCCGGCGTGCTCGATTTCGCCGATGCCGTGCGCCTGGTGCGGCTGCGCGCCACGCTGATGGAAGACGCCTATCCGCGCGGCTACGGCATGAGCGCGATCGCCGGCCTGACGGCGCGCCAGCTGGCGCCGCTGCTGGCCGCGGTGCACACGCCGGCCACGCCGGTGTACCTGGCCAACCTGAACGGCGAGCGCCAGCTGGTGGCGGCGGGTTCCGACGCCGCGCTGGCCGCGCTGGCCGGCCTGGCGCTGCAGCACGGCGCGCTGCGCGCCGAACGGCTGGCGGTGCCGGTGCCGTCGCATTGCGCGCTGCTGGCCGACCAGGCCGGCCGGCTGGCGGCCGCCATGGAAATGGTGCCGCTGCGCCGTCCCCAGCTCACCTACGTCAGCAGCAGCGCCGCGCGCGCCCTGTTCGACGGCGCCCGCATCGGCGCCGACCTGGCCGCAAACATGGCGCACCCGGTGCTGTGGGCCGACACGGTGCGCCACGCCTGGGAACGCGGCGCGCGCCTGGCGCTGGAAATGCCGAGCGGCTCGGTGCTCACGCGCCTGGCGGAGCCGGTGTTCGGCGCCGGCCTGGCACTGGCTTGCGAGGGCCGGCGCATCGACGACCTGGTCGCGGCGGTGCGGGGCGAAGACGCCGTCGGCGCCTGA